The Lachnospiraceae bacterium oral taxon 500 genome window below encodes:
- a CDS encoding methionine ABC transporter ATP-binding protein — translation MIEIKNLSKTFADAKRQVHAVKDVALTIQDGEIFGVIGYSGAGKSTLVRCINLLEKPTQGQVIINGKDITQLKDKELRGERKKIGMIFQQFNLLSSLTVGQNVAFNLKGQGLEKKAVDSRVDELLDLVGISEKKSAYPSQLSGGQKQRVAIARALANNPDILLCDEATSALDPQTTNQILSLLKQLNQTLNITIIIITHEMNVIKSICDRVAVMENGKVAETGTVLELFSAPKSEIAKQFIRSTTRIEHIEELLASGGNLLPEAEDQVLLKLRFFGPSTREALIHEVSQKFQTSFNIAFADTELIQGQVLGWIVLAMKGETKARELSIQAFQEKGLYVEVLK, via the coding sequence ATGATAGAGATAAAAAACTTAAGCAAAACATTTGCAGATGCCAAAAGACAGGTTCACGCAGTCAAAGATGTAGCCCTGACAATTCAAGACGGTGAGATTTTTGGCGTGATTGGGTATAGTGGCGCCGGCAAGTCCACCTTGGTTCGCTGCATCAATCTGTTAGAAAAACCGACGCAGGGGCAAGTAATCATCAATGGCAAAGATATTACGCAGCTAAAGGATAAGGAACTGCGAGGAGAGCGCAAAAAGATCGGTATGATTTTTCAGCAGTTTAATCTGCTCAGTTCTTTGACCGTGGGTCAAAACGTTGCCTTTAACCTAAAGGGACAAGGGTTAGAGAAAAAGGCTGTTGATAGCAGGGTAGATGAACTGCTGGATCTGGTCGGGATTTCCGAGAAAAAAAGCGCCTATCCGTCGCAGCTATCCGGCGGGCAAAAGCAGCGGGTGGCAATTGCCAGAGCGCTGGCAAACAATCCGGATATTTTATTATGTGATGAGGCGACATCGGCACTGGATCCGCAGACGACCAATCAGATTTTAAGCCTGCTTAAACAGCTGAACCAGACGCTGAATATCACGATTATCATTATCACACATGAAATGAATGTGATAAAATCCATTTGCGACCGGGTAGCGGTCATGGAAAACGGCAAGGTAGCCGAGACCGGAACGGTGCTTGAACTCTTTTCTGCACCCAAGTCGGAAATCGCCAAGCAGTTTATTCGCTCGACAACCCGAATTGAGCATATTGAGGAGCTGCTTGCCAGTGGCGGCAATCTGCTGCCGGAAGCCGAGGATCAGGTACTGCTCAAGCTGAGGTTCTTTGGTCCCAGCACCAGAGAGGCGCTGATTCATGAGGTTAGTCAAAAGTTTCAAACCAGCTTTAATATCGCTTTTGCCGATACAGAGCTGATTCAGGGACAGGTTCTGGGCTGGATTGTTTTGGCAATGAAAGGTGAAACAAAAGCAAGAGAGCTGTCAATTCAAGCGTTTCAGGAGAAAGGGCTTTATGTGGAGGTGTTAAAATGA
- a CDS encoding ABC transporter permease codes for MNGFLQQYLPNFLDYRAEFLLSLRETLIMMVASGVFILLFGLIIGTALVVTREGNILENQWVNKAIDIIVNVFRAIPFVILISLLIPITKTIMGTFIGVKGAIFPLIIGATPFFVRQVDAALSDVDKGIIEAAQSMGLSPLEIIFRVYLRESVPALTRSITITAISLLGLTTMGGAVGGGGIGAFVLRYGHQRRFYDISFVSVLTILIFVTLIQSLGNIIAQKAKH; via the coding sequence ATGAATGGTTTTTTACAGCAATATCTGCCGAACTTTTTGGACTATCGGGCGGAGTTCCTGCTGAGCTTGCGGGAAACGCTGATTATGATGGTTGCCTCCGGTGTTTTTATCCTGCTGTTTGGCTTGATTATCGGAACAGCACTGGTGGTTACCCGGGAAGGCAATATTTTGGAAAATCAGTGGGTAAATAAAGCCATTGATATCATTGTCAATGTGTTCCGGGCGATTCCCTTTGTTATCCTGATTTCGCTTCTGATTCCGATTACCAAGACAATCATGGGCACTTTTATCGGGGTAAAGGGGGCGATTTTCCCGCTGATTATCGGAGCAACGCCGTTTTTTGTCAGGCAGGTGGACGCGGCTCTGTCTGATGTGGACAAAGGCATCATTGAAGCAGCGCAGTCAATGGGACTTTCGCCGCTGGAGATTATCTTCCGCGTGTATTTAAGGGAAAGCGTTCCGGCTCTGACCCGGTCGATTACGATTACGGCGATCAGCCTGTTGGGGTTGACGACGATGGGCGGAGCGGTTGGCGGCGGCGGAATCGGCGCGTTTGTTCTGCGCTATGGCCACCAACGAAGATTTTATGATATTTCCTTTGTATCGGTGCTGACAATTTTGATTTTTGTTACACTGATTCAAAGTTTAGGGAATATAATTGCGCAAAAGGCAAAACATTAA
- a CDS encoding metal ABC transporter substrate-binding protein, giving the protein MKKRVLAILTALILTAVLAACGGQKNDNPKAETKTAQTEENKADQAKTPEKEEVKGEPVTVKVGLTGTDSKVWNYIKEEAAKENIKIELVFFDAYNLPNAALNDGELDLNAFQHHFYLDKEVEELGYQIEAIADTVVAPLGLYSKKITSIDQLEDGVKVAIPEDVTNGGRALVLLQQAGLIKLDEAAGKLPTIKDITENPKNLQVLELAATNIPPALDEVQIAAINSGVASDAGYVPAQDALVLEDYQNSGNLYVNVIAARSGDKDRPEFKKIIDIYHTDAVKKIIEDDTKGSSIPVW; this is encoded by the coding sequence ATGAAAAAAAGAGTTTTAGCAATTTTAACAGCATTAATCCTGACAGCCGTTTTGGCAGCCTGCGGCGGACAAAAGAACGACAATCCAAAAGCGGAAACGAAAACCGCGCAAACGGAAGAAAATAAGGCTGATCAGGCCAAGACGCCGGAAAAAGAGGAAGTCAAAGGCGAGCCGGTGACGGTCAAGGTCGGACTGACCGGAACGGACAGCAAGGTGTGGAACTATATCAAGGAAGAAGCCGCCAAGGAAAACATCAAAATCGAGTTGGTTTTCTTTGATGCCTATAACCTGCCGAACGCCGCGCTCAATGACGGCGAACTGGATCTGAACGCTTTTCAGCATCATTTTTACTTAGACAAAGAGGTTGAGGAATTGGGTTATCAGATTGAAGCGATTGCCGATACGGTGGTTGCGCCGCTGGGGCTTTATTCCAAGAAAATTACATCCATTGACCAGCTCGAGGATGGTGTGAAGGTTGCGATTCCGGAAGATGTAACCAACGGCGGCCGGGCGCTGGTGCTGTTGCAGCAGGCTGGCTTGATTAAACTGGATGAAGCTGCCGGCAAGTTACCGACCATTAAAGATATCACCGAGAACCCGAAAAACCTGCAGGTGCTTGAACTGGCGGCGACCAATATTCCGCCGGCTTTAGATGAAGTGCAGATTGCGGCTATCAATTCCGGTGTGGCATCCGATGCCGGTTATGTTCCAGCTCAGGACGCGCTGGTGTTGGAGGACTATCAAAACAGCGGTAATCTGTATGTCAATGTAATTGCTGCCAGAAGTGGGGACAAGGATCGGCCGGAGTTTAAAAAGATCATAGACATTTATCATACCGATGCGGTCAAAAAGATTATTGAAGACGATACCAAGGGTTCGTCCATTCCGGTTTGGTAA
- a CDS encoding MFS transporter, which produces MKNKFTKKELSWIAYDWANSAYSMAVTSTILPIFYTNVAAKSLTAVEKQYYWGISNTIATIMVAVLAPVLGTIADYKGFKKKFFSAFLAIGLLSTAALSLVREDNYIFCLTIYVLSVLGFSGSNLFYDSFLTDATTEDRYDKVSTYGYAFGYIGSCIPFVISIAIIMKAEAIGLTTLLATQISFIITAVWWLVFSVPILKNVDQQYYVEQEKNPVRSSLRRLFNTLKKINHYRNVVLFLIAYFFYIDGVHTIISMATVYASGIGISSNTLMIALLVVQIIAFPAAIIFGHVINKFSAKILLTVAILVYVLITYIGYRMTTPTHFWLLAVLVATQQGGIQAISRSSFGKLIPKENSAEFFGFFSIFGKFSAAMGPMIIGGVGYLTNNTRLGVLSLIPLFLLGLVFLLKVDFSAKPEAVKGK; this is translated from the coding sequence ATGAAAAACAAGTTCACGAAAAAAGAATTAAGCTGGATTGCTTATGATTGGGCCAATTCCGCGTATTCTATGGCCGTCACTTCAACCATTTTGCCGATTTTTTATACCAATGTGGCTGCCAAAAGTTTAACTGCCGTTGAAAAACAATATTATTGGGGAATCTCCAATACGATTGCAACGATCATGGTCGCGGTACTGGCACCGGTTTTAGGCACAATTGCCGATTATAAAGGCTTTAAGAAAAAGTTTTTCTCGGCTTTTCTGGCAATCGGTCTGCTCTCAACTGCCGCCCTGTCGCTGGTGCGGGAAGATAATTATATCTTTTGTCTGACCATTTACGTCCTGTCCGTTCTTGGCTTCAGCGGCAGCAACCTGTTCTACGACTCCTTCCTGACCGACGCAACGACCGAGGATCGATACGATAAAGTATCGACCTATGGCTATGCCTTTGGCTATATCGGCAGCTGTATTCCCTTTGTCATTTCAATCGCTATCATCATGAAAGCCGAGGCGATTGGCCTGACCACGCTGCTGGCCACGCAGATTTCCTTTATTATTACTGCCGTCTGGTGGCTGGTTTTCTCGGTGCCGATCTTAAAAAATGTCGACCAACAGTATTATGTCGAGCAGGAAAAAAATCCGGTTCGCTCCTCGCTCCGCCGTTTGTTCAACACCTTAAAGAAAATCAACCATTACCGCAACGTCGTCCTGTTTTTAATTGCTTATTTCTTTTATATTGACGGCGTACATACCATTATCAGTATGGCGACAGTTTACGCCAGCGGCATCGGTATTTCCAGCAATACCCTGATGATTGCCCTGCTGGTCGTTCAAATCATTGCCTTTCCGGCCGCAATTATTTTCGGCCATGTTATTAATAAGTTTTCCGCCAAGATTTTGCTGACAGTCGCTATCTTGGTTTATGTACTGATTACCTATATCGGCTACCGGATGACGACACCGACTCACTTTTGGCTGTTGGCGGTACTGGTTGCCACGCAGCAGGGCGGGATTCAGGCCATTTCCCGTTCCTCTTTCGGTAAGCTGATTCCCAAGGAAAACTCAGCCGAGTTTTTTGGATTTTTCAGTATCTTCGGAAAGTTTTCGGCAGCAATGGGACCGATGATTATCGGCGGCGTCGGCTATTTGACTAATAATACCCGACTCGGCGTGCTGAGCCTGATTCCGCTGTTTCTTCTGGGACTGGTTTTCCTGCTGAAAGTCGATTTCAGTGCCAAGCCGGAAGCCGTTAAGGGAAAATAA